A single genomic interval of Candidatus Zixiibacteriota bacterium harbors:
- a CDS encoding tetratricopeptide repeat protein: MKILVSAILVIALGLAAIYLLGDTPAALVIPVTTNSTVARSHFIMGRDLFERLRMPEAYEHFERAVGEDSGFALAYLYLSRTHPSLEGRAAARIRAAGLADRVSEGECLLIRAAEALYARRPVEEQNLLKRLVELYPTDPRAHNEFGNSLFYKKDWPGAVDEYLGAISYDPGFSQAYNGLGYCYRFLGNLPAAERCFLKYMELIPDDPNPYDSYADLLTQMNRVDEAITFYRRALEIRPDFDLSHLGIARGLNLLGRYAEARDQLRQFYELADDDGQRRTALLGLATSYADQGDLASAASELTKSCELSRAAGDFAALVSDLDNLGLVLLESGLPNEASKAFTRALQAAEKCISHPTLLESRQIDHLRRQALVWLGRSKTDAALACAKDYLSRVATLDDPVRLQLAHQTLGLIALAEGRPGDAADELMQSDLSQAYNQFHLARALEAIGDITQAIKYYRQASEYDQFTQLTQAFVRAKARDKVGSMALAGRPGPGASERSSEIAASSDSR, translated from the coding sequence GAGCGGCTACGCATGCCGGAGGCGTATGAGCACTTTGAGCGGGCGGTGGGCGAAGATTCCGGTTTCGCTCTTGCTTATCTTTATCTGTCTCGCACGCACCCGTCGTTGGAGGGGCGCGCCGCCGCCCGAATTCGTGCCGCTGGATTGGCGGACAGGGTCTCTGAGGGCGAGTGTTTGCTGATACGGGCGGCTGAAGCGCTCTATGCGCGCCGGCCGGTCGAGGAACAGAATCTGCTGAAGCGTCTGGTCGAGCTTTATCCAACCGATCCTCGGGCACATAACGAATTCGGGAATTCGCTGTTCTACAAGAAGGATTGGCCGGGCGCAGTCGACGAGTACCTCGGCGCAATCTCGTATGATCCTGGGTTCTCGCAGGCCTACAACGGCCTGGGGTACTGTTACCGCTTTCTTGGGAATTTGCCGGCGGCCGAGAGATGTTTCCTCAAGTACATGGAGCTTATTCCCGACGATCCCAACCCCTATGATTCCTATGCCGATCTGCTAACCCAGATGAACAGGGTTGACGAAGCCATCACGTTCTACCGCCGGGCGCTCGAAATCAGGCCTGACTTCGACTTGTCCCATCTTGGCATCGCGCGCGGCCTCAATCTGTTAGGTCGATACGCTGAAGCGAGAGATCAACTCAGGCAGTTCTATGAACTGGCCGACGACGACGGTCAGCGCAGAACGGCGTTGCTTGGCCTGGCGACTTCTTATGCGGACCAGGGCGATCTGGCGAGCGCGGCGTCCGAGTTGACAAAGTCGTGCGAATTGTCCAGGGCGGCAGGTGACTTCGCCGCTTTGGTCTCCGATCTGGACAACCTGGGTTTGGTACTGCTTGAATCCGGACTACCCAACGAGGCTTCAAAAGCGTTCACCCGGGCCCTACAGGCTGCCGAGAAGTGTATCTCGCATCCGACCCTGCTGGAAAGTCGTCAGATAGACCACCTTCGGAGACAAGCTCTTGTCTGGTTGGGCCGATCCAAAACTGACGCGGCCCTCGCCTGCGCCAAGGATTACCTAAGCCGGGTGGCAACGCTCGATGATCCAGTGAGGCTCCAATTGGCTCATCAGACACTGGGCCTGATCGCCCTTGCGGAGGGCCGTCCGGGCGACGCAGCCGATGAACTCATGCAGTCCGACCTAAGTCAGGCGTATAACCAATTCCACTTGGCGCGCGCACTTGAAGCCATTGGCGATATCACCCAGGCGATCAAGTATTATCGCCAGGCCTCCGAGTACGATCAATTCACCCAATTAACACAGGCTTTCGTCCGCGCGAAAGCCCGTGATAAAGTCGGTTCTATGGCGCTGGCCGGCAGGCCCGGACCAGGCGCCTCCGAGAGGTCGTCGGAAATAGCTGCCAGTTCCGATTCACGGTAA